The genomic stretch ACTTTATCAATGTAAATATGGATCAGAAAGGTGGTTGCCATGGCAGACAGTAAAAAGGTATTAGAAATCTTGAAAGCAATCAGTTTAAAAATGGAAGAACAAAAGGATTATCTTACGGAACTGGACCAGCCGATTGGAGACAGTGATCACGGTATTAACCTGGCCCGTGGTTTTGCTGCGGTAAATGAAAAGCTAACCGGTCTGGAAGGCAAGGATATCGGGACTATATTAAAGACAGTAGGTATGACGCTTGTTTCGACTGTCGGCGGGGCATCTGGTCCGTTATACGGATCTGCTTTCATGAAGGCTGGACAGGCCATGGCTGGAAAGGAAGATGTAGACATCACCGATTTTCTGACGGCCATAAAGATTGCCATCGAAGCAGTAGAACAGCGTGGTAAGGCAGTGGTGGAGGAGGCGACCATGCTGGATGCTATGGTGCCGTCCTATCAGGCTATGGATCAGGCTGCCCAGGAAGGGAAAACAGTTGGGGAAGTTCTTAACGCAGGAGTCAAGGCAGCATGGTCAGGAGTGGAGCATACAAAGGATCTGATTGCCACCAAAGGCCGGGCCAGTTATGTGGGTGAACGGGGCCTGGGGCATCAGGACCCGGGGGCTACGTCTTATTCTTTTATGCTGGAAGTGATTTCTAAAGTAGCAGGCTGAAGGGAGGTGTATCATTGATGGTTGGATTAGTCATCGTATCTCACAGTGATTCGCTGGCAAAAAGTGTTGTGGAGCTGACAAAAATCATGGCATCCAATGCGCAGATTGCCCCGGCAGGCGGGCTAGAAGACGGAAGCTTTGGCACCAGCTTTGAGAAAATCCAGGCTGCGATTGAATCTGTTTATACCGACGACGGAGTGTTGGTGCTCATGGACATGGGCAGTGCCGTCATGACCACTGAGATGGTAATCGAAATGCTGGACGACAAAAAGGTGGAAATGGTAGATTGCCCATTAGTGGAGGGAGCGGTTGTAGCCTCCATAGATGCGGCTGCCGGAATGGATTTTGAAACGATTAAGGGAGATCTTGCGAAAGTAGGAGGGACCAGGAAGTTTTAAATATGGCAATAAGAGAGCTATGAACCACCGAAAAAATGGTAACATAGCTCTTTTTGTATGATCAATGATTGATCAA from Lacrimispora sphenoides JCM 1415 encodes the following:
- the dhaL gene encoding dihydroxyacetone kinase subunit DhaL; this translates as MADSKKVLEILKAISLKMEEQKDYLTELDQPIGDSDHGINLARGFAAVNEKLTGLEGKDIGTILKTVGMTLVSTVGGASGPLYGSAFMKAGQAMAGKEDVDITDFLTAIKIAIEAVEQRGKAVVEEATMLDAMVPSYQAMDQAAQEGKTVGEVLNAGVKAAWSGVEHTKDLIATKGRASYVGERGLGHQDPGATSYSFMLEVISKVAG
- the dhaM gene encoding dihydroxyacetone kinase phosphoryl donor subunit DhaM encodes the protein MVGLVIVSHSDSLAKSVVELTKIMASNAQIAPAGGLEDGSFGTSFEKIQAAIESVYTDDGVLVLMDMGSAVMTTEMVIEMLDDKKVEMVDCPLVEGAVVASIDAAAGMDFETIKGDLAKVGGTRKF